Proteins from one Nakamurella multipartita DSM 44233 genomic window:
- a CDS encoding cation diffusion facilitator family transporter, translated as MSTEGGTRAIIAALLANLGIAVTKFIAYLISGSTSMLAESVHSLADSGNQVLLIIGGRRSTRAATPEHPFGFGRERYVSAFLVSIILFSVGGVFSIYEGVHKIEHPEPIEVPWLPIAVLLISIGLESFSLRTALRESAEQRRGISILQFVRRAKAPELPVVVLEDIAALLGLTLALVGVSAAVLTGNGVWDGVGTIGIGLLLVAVAVLLGIETQSLLVGEGASPADTEAIRAAATAGADVQRIIHMKTLYLGPEELLVAMKVAVTPTQSAAAVAAAINALEARVRAAVPAARVMYIEPDIDDPTRPAG; from the coding sequence GTGAGCACCGAGGGCGGCACCCGGGCGATCATCGCCGCGCTGCTGGCCAACCTGGGCATCGCGGTGACCAAGTTCATCGCCTACCTGATCTCCGGGTCGACCTCGATGCTGGCCGAGTCGGTGCACTCGCTGGCCGACTCGGGCAACCAGGTGCTGCTGATCATCGGCGGCCGCCGCTCGACCCGGGCGGCGACGCCGGAGCATCCGTTCGGCTTCGGCCGCGAACGCTATGTCTCGGCCTTCCTGGTCTCGATCATCCTGTTCAGCGTCGGCGGGGTGTTCTCCATCTACGAAGGCGTGCACAAGATCGAGCACCCAGAGCCGATCGAGGTGCCGTGGCTGCCGATCGCGGTATTGCTCATCTCCATCGGCCTGGAGTCGTTCTCGCTGCGGACCGCCCTGCGGGAGTCCGCCGAACAGCGGCGGGGGATCTCCATCCTGCAGTTCGTGCGCCGGGCGAAGGCGCCGGAGCTGCCCGTCGTGGTACTGGAGGACATCGCCGCACTGCTCGGCCTGACCCTGGCCCTGGTCGGGGTGAGCGCCGCGGTCCTGACGGGCAACGGGGTGTGGGACGGCGTCGGCACGATCGGCATCGGCCTGCTGCTGGTGGCCGTCGCGGTGCTGCTCGGGATCGAGACCCAGAGCCTGCTGGTCGGCGAGGGCGCCTCCCCGGCGGACACCGAGGCGATCCGGGCCGCGGCCACCGCGGGGGCGGACGTGCAGCGGATCATCCACATGAAGACGCTCTATCTGGGTCCCGAGGAGCTACTGGTCGCAATGAAGGTGGCGGTGACGCCGACCCAGTCGGCCGCGGCGGTGGCCGCCGCGATCAACGCGCTCGAAGCCCGGGTCCGGGCGGCCGTGCCGGCGGCCCGGGTGATGTACATCGAACCGGACATCGACGATCCGACCCGCCCCGCCGGCTGA
- a CDS encoding DUF72 domain-containing protein, whose amino-acid sequence MTASIRIGLSGWRYPHWRGGAFYPSGLVQRRELEYVSRVFDTLELNGPFYSLQRPSSFARWRDTTPDGFVFAVKGSRFITHLKKLAGIDEALAAFFASGLLDLGDKLGPVLWQLPPMLGYRPDRMAAFLGALPRTWGAATGLAGGGVDRILDRFGEQPTLTVADASAPLRHAVEVRHDSFAIDSFYELCRQFGVALVVADTAGRYTWVDQVTAELVYVRLHGDREMYRSGYSDEGIAWWADRVRGWADTPGVTQVVVYFYNDGDAHAPHDALRLARRLESG is encoded by the coding sequence GTGACGGCCTCGATCAGGATCGGCCTGTCCGGTTGGCGCTACCCGCACTGGCGCGGCGGCGCGTTCTACCCGTCAGGCCTGGTCCAACGCCGCGAGCTGGAGTACGTCTCGCGGGTTTTCGACACCCTGGAGCTCAACGGCCCGTTCTACTCGTTGCAGCGGCCCAGTTCGTTCGCCCGGTGGCGCGACACCACCCCCGACGGCTTCGTCTTCGCGGTGAAAGGCAGCCGGTTCATCACCCACCTCAAGAAGCTGGCCGGCATCGACGAGGCGTTGGCCGCCTTCTTCGCCTCCGGCCTGCTCGATCTGGGCGACAAGCTCGGGCCGGTGCTCTGGCAACTGCCGCCCATGCTCGGCTACCGGCCGGACCGGATGGCCGCGTTCCTGGGTGCCCTGCCGCGGACGTGGGGGGCGGCGACCGGGCTCGCCGGCGGCGGCGTCGACCGCATCCTGGACCGGTTCGGCGAGCAGCCGACGCTGACGGTGGCCGATGCGTCGGCGCCGCTGCGGCACGCCGTCGAGGTGCGGCACGACTCGTTCGCCATCGACTCGTTCTACGAGCTGTGCCGGCAGTTCGGGGTGGCGCTGGTGGTCGCCGACACCGCCGGCCGGTACACCTGGGTCGACCAGGTGACCGCCGAGCTGGTCTACGTGCGGCTGCACGGCGACCGCGAGATGTACCGCAGCGGCTATTCCGACGAGGGCATCGCCTGGTGGGCCGACCGGGTCCGGGGCTGGGCGGACACCCCGGGGGTCACCCAGGTGGTCGTCTACTTCTACAACGACGGGGACGCGCACGCCCCGCACGACGCGCTGCGGTTGGCCCGCCGGCTCGAATCGGGCTGA
- a CDS encoding circularly permuted type 2 ATP-grasp protein: protein MADLFEDYPFARAWDEMFAAPGEIRPAYESVFAALQTMDAADLKARADIMGRTFLDQGITFALGGVERPFPLDLIPRIVTAAEWQTVEKGVPQRVRALEAFLADVYGQGRIFTDGVVPKRLVTTSPHFHRQVMGMSAQDGARVVISGVDLIRDEKGEFRVLEDNVRVPSGVSYVLENRQAVAQVLSEAGADQLVRPVSEYPGQLLAALRAVAPWNVTDPNVVVLTPGVYNSAYFEHTLLAREMGVELVEGRDLICRNNRVFLRTTSSEMPVHVIYRRIDDEFLDPMQFRADSLLGSPGLINAARAGNLTIANAVGNGIADDKLVYTYVPDIIRYYLSEEPILQNVDTYRMEVPDHREYALEHLAELVLKPVDGSGGKGIVIGSRADRAVLRKARETILENPRGWIAQREIALSTVPTLIGEKMRPRHVDLRPFAVNNGRSVWVLPGGLTRVALPEGELVVNSSQGGGSKDTWVLGGPIPEPEPQPAADATQVMNMRDLSFHQPISPPEDNLGFRTQHEQQQQQSGGVREQNVLAHSARELEEPQC from the coding sequence ATGGCGGATCTGTTCGAGGATTACCCGTTCGCTCGGGCCTGGGATGAAATGTTCGCGGCACCCGGAGAGATCCGGCCCGCGTACGAATCGGTGTTCGCCGCGCTGCAGACCATGGACGCGGCCGACCTCAAGGCCCGAGCCGACATCATGGGCCGCACCTTCCTGGACCAGGGCATCACCTTCGCCCTGGGCGGGGTGGAGCGGCCGTTCCCGCTGGACCTGATTCCGCGGATCGTGACCGCAGCCGAGTGGCAGACGGTGGAAAAGGGCGTCCCGCAGCGGGTTCGGGCACTGGAGGCGTTCCTGGCCGACGTCTACGGGCAGGGCCGGATCTTCACCGACGGCGTCGTGCCCAAGCGGCTGGTCACCACCTCCCCGCACTTCCACCGGCAGGTCATGGGCATGAGCGCCCAGGACGGCGCCCGGGTGGTGATCTCCGGGGTCGACCTGATCCGGGACGAGAAGGGCGAGTTCCGGGTCCTGGAGGACAACGTCCGGGTCCCCTCCGGCGTGTCCTACGTGCTGGAGAACCGGCAGGCGGTCGCCCAGGTGCTCTCCGAGGCCGGCGCCGACCAGCTGGTGCGGCCGGTGTCGGAGTACCCCGGCCAGCTGCTGGCCGCGCTGCGCGCCGTCGCCCCGTGGAACGTCACCGATCCCAACGTGGTCGTCCTCACCCCCGGCGTCTACAACTCGGCCTACTTCGAGCACACCCTGCTGGCCCGGGAGATGGGCGTCGAGCTCGTCGAGGGACGCGACCTGATCTGCCGCAACAACCGGGTCTTCCTGCGTACCACCTCCAGCGAGATGCCGGTACACGTCATCTACCGCCGGATCGACGACGAGTTCCTGGACCCGATGCAGTTCCGGGCCGACTCGCTGCTGGGCTCCCCCGGCCTGATCAACGCGGCGCGGGCCGGCAACCTGACCATCGCCAACGCGGTCGGCAACGGCATCGCCGACGACAAGCTGGTCTACACCTACGTTCCGGACATCATTCGCTACTACCTGAGCGAAGAGCCGATCCTGCAGAACGTGGACACCTACCGGATGGAGGTGCCCGACCACCGCGAGTACGCCCTCGAGCACCTGGCCGAACTGGTCCTCAAGCCGGTCGACGGATCCGGCGGCAAGGGCATCGTCATCGGGTCCCGGGCGGATCGCGCGGTGCTGCGCAAGGCGCGGGAGACCATCCTGGAGAACCCCCGCGGCTGGATCGCGCAGCGCGAGATCGCCCTGTCCACGGTGCCCACCCTGATCGGCGAGAAGATGCGACCCCGGCACGTGGACCTGCGGCCGTTCGCGGTCAACAACGGGCGCAGCGTCTGGGTGCTGCCCGGTGGCCTGACCCGGGTCGCGCTGCCCGAGGGCGAGCTGGTGGTGAACTCCTCGCAGGGCGGCGGTTCCAAGGACACCTGGGTGCTCGGCGGACCGATCCCCGAGCCCGAGCCGCAACCCGCGGCCGACGCCACCCAGGTGATGAACATGCGCGACCTGTCCTTCCACCAGCCGATCAGCCCGCCCGAGGACAATCTCGGCTTCCGCACCCAGCACGAACAGCAACAGCAACAGTCCGGCGGTGTCCGGGAACAGAACGTCCTGGCACACAGCGCCCGGGAACTGGAGGAACCGCAGTGCTGA
- the gndA gene encoding NADP-dependent phosphogluconate dehydrogenase yields MSDAASVPLADIGVTGLAVMGSNLARNFARNGFVTAVHNRSYAKTKALIDEHGGDGVFVPSESAADFVASLAKPRKILIMVKAGEPTDAVIEELAALVEPDDIIIDGGNAKFADTRRRQAALAERGIHFVGCGVSGGEEGALNGPSIMPGGSAKSYESLGPILERISAHVDGAPCCTHIGTDGAGHFVKMVHNGIEYADMQLIAEAYDLLRRGAGLSPARIGQIFGEWNKGDLDSFLIEITAQVLSQVDAETGAPFVDVVVDAAGMKGTGTWTVQTALDLGIPVSGIAEAVFARGLSSAAAHRAAAAGVLPGPDGTWPIADVDAFVEDVRIALYASKIVAYAQGLDEIFAGAAEYGWDINVGAVARIWRGGCIIRAKFLNRITEAYDVSTGIELPASLLLAPYFTDAIANAQDSWRRVVAGAATAGLPTPGFAAALSYYDGLRSERLPAALIQGQRDFFGAHTYQRVDKPGTFHTLWSGDRTETQTA; encoded by the coding sequence ATGAGTGATGCTGCATCTGTCCCGTTGGCCGATATCGGTGTGACGGGGTTGGCGGTGATGGGGTCGAACCTGGCCCGGAATTTCGCCCGGAACGGGTTCGTGACGGCGGTGCACAACCGTTCGTATGCCAAGACGAAGGCGTTGATCGACGAGCACGGCGGGGACGGGGTGTTCGTGCCGTCGGAGTCGGCCGCCGATTTCGTGGCGTCGTTGGCCAAGCCCCGCAAGATCTTGATCATGGTCAAGGCTGGTGAGCCGACCGACGCGGTCATCGAGGAGCTGGCCGCGCTGGTCGAGCCGGACGACATCATCATCGACGGGGGGAACGCCAAGTTCGCCGATACCCGCCGCCGGCAGGCCGCGCTGGCCGAACGCGGGATCCATTTCGTGGGGTGCGGGGTCTCCGGTGGGGAGGAGGGCGCCCTGAACGGGCCCTCGATCATGCCGGGCGGGTCGGCCAAGTCGTACGAGTCGTTGGGTCCGATCCTGGAGAGGATCTCGGCGCATGTCGACGGGGCGCCGTGCTGCACGCATATCGGCACCGACGGCGCCGGGCATTTCGTGAAGATGGTGCACAACGGCATCGAGTACGCCGACATGCAGTTGATCGCCGAGGCCTACGACCTGCTGCGCCGCGGCGCCGGGCTGTCCCCCGCCCGGATCGGGCAGATCTTCGGCGAGTGGAACAAGGGCGATTTGGATTCGTTCCTGATCGAGATCACCGCGCAGGTCCTTTCCCAGGTCGACGCCGAGACCGGGGCGCCGTTCGTGGACGTGGTGGTGGACGCGGCCGGGATGAAGGGCACCGGTACCTGGACCGTGCAGACCGCGCTGGACCTGGGCATCCCCGTCAGCGGGATCGCCGAGGCGGTGTTCGCCCGCGGCCTGTCCTCGGCGGCGGCGCACCGGGCGGCCGCGGCCGGGGTGTTGCCCGGCCCGGACGGCACCTGGCCGATCGCGGATGTGGACGCGTTCGTGGAGGACGTGCGGATCGCCCTGTACGCCTCGAAGATCGTGGCCTACGCGCAGGGGTTGGACGAGATCTTCGCCGGCGCGGCGGAGTACGGGTGGGACATCAACGTCGGGGCGGTGGCCCGGATCTGGCGGGGCGGCTGCATCATCCGCGCGAAGTTCCTCAACCGGATCACCGAGGCCTACGACGTCTCCACCGGGATCGAGCTGCCCGCGTCGCTGCTGCTCGCGCCGTACTTCACCGACGCGATCGCGAACGCGCAGGACTCCTGGCGGCGGGTCGTGGCCGGTGCGGCCACCGCGGGATTGCCCACCCCGGGGTTCGCCGCCGCCCTGTCCTACTACGACGGGCTGCGCTCCGAGCGGCTGCCGGCCGCGTTGATCCAGGGCCAACGCGACTTCTTCGGCGCCCACACCTACCAGCGCGTCGACAAGCCCGGCACCTTCCACACACTGTGGTCCGGCGACCGCACCGAAACCCAAACCGCCTGA
- a CDS encoding thiamine-binding protein translates to MLVAFSVAPAGRGERSGVDDSGSVSAAVAAAIAVVRESGLPNRTDSMFTTLEGEWDECMAVVRQCCEVVGHYGSRVSLVLKADIRPGHTGELTGKVARIEAALGAPPAP, encoded by the coding sequence ATGTTGGTTGCCTTCTCGGTCGCCCCCGCCGGCCGCGGTGAGCGCAGCGGTGTCGACGATTCCGGTTCGGTCTCGGCCGCCGTCGCCGCGGCGATCGCCGTGGTCCGGGAGTCGGGCCTGCCCAATCGCACGGACTCGATGTTCACCACCCTGGAGGGAGAGTGGGACGAGTGCATGGCCGTCGTCCGGCAGTGCTGCGAGGTGGTCGGGCACTACGGCAGCCGGGTCAGCCTGGTGCTCAAGGCGGACATCCGGCCCGGCCACACCGGCGAGCTCACCGGCAAGGTGGCCCGGATCGAGGCGGCCCTGGGAGCCCCGCCCGCTCCGTGA
- the rsmI gene encoding 16S rRNA (cytidine(1402)-2'-O)-methyltransferase, producing the protein MTGGVRPGGLVLAGTPLGRPEDASPRLRDALAGADVIAAEDTRRFRRLAADLDVAVSGSLVSYYEAVERARIPGLLERMQEGQTVVLVTDAGMPSVSDPGYRLVAATADAGLPITCVPGPSAVITALALSGLPSDRFCFEGFLPRKSGERARALADLATERRTMVFFESVHRIGDALAALGRAFGPDRPAALCRELTKTYEQVIRGTLADLVTAADGGLRGEITLVVGGAPVIAQAPPDEAELAGLVQDLVTAGRTRRDAVDEIAARLGLPRRAVYAAAVATR; encoded by the coding sequence ATGACAGGTGGTGTGAGGCCCGGGGGCCTGGTGCTGGCCGGCACACCGCTGGGTCGGCCGGAGGACGCGTCGCCGCGGTTGCGGGACGCGCTGGCCGGCGCCGACGTGATCGCGGCCGAGGACACCCGACGGTTCCGCCGATTGGCCGCCGATCTGGACGTCGCGGTGTCCGGATCGCTGGTGTCCTATTACGAAGCGGTGGAGCGGGCCCGCATTCCCGGGCTGCTGGAGCGGATGCAGGAGGGGCAGACCGTCGTGCTGGTCACCGACGCCGGCATGCCGTCGGTGTCCGACCCCGGCTACCGGCTGGTCGCCGCGACCGCGGACGCCGGCCTGCCCATCACCTGCGTGCCCGGGCCGTCGGCGGTGATCACCGCGCTGGCCCTGTCCGGGCTGCCCTCGGACCGGTTCTGCTTCGAGGGGTTCCTGCCACGCAAGAGCGGCGAGCGGGCCCGGGCGCTGGCCGACCTGGCCACCGAGCGCCGCACCATGGTGTTCTTCGAGTCGGTGCACCGCATCGGCGACGCGCTGGCCGCGCTGGGCCGGGCGTTCGGGCCGGACCGTCCGGCGGCGCTGTGTCGGGAGCTGACCAAGACCTACGAGCAGGTCATCCGGGGCACCCTGGCCGACCTGGTGACCGCGGCCGACGGCGGGCTGCGCGGGGAGATCACCCTGGTGGTCGGCGGGGCCCCGGTCATCGCCCAGGCGCCGCCCGACGAGGCGGAGCTGGCCGGTCTCGTCCAGGATCTGGTGACCGCCGGCCGGACCCGGCGGGACGCCGTCGACGAGATCGCGGCCAGACTGGGCCTGCCCCGCCGCGCGGTCTATGCCGCGGCGGTGGCCACCCGCTAG
- a CDS encoding dolichyl-phosphate-mannose--protein mannosyltransferase, giving the protein MSAPPSLADPATEDDIAAARSAGATAPDTEPERPDPAGTVVAIGEVPALTRPVRPARTLRPAPPTDRARGWVVTGVVTLIAAMVRLVNLGSATDGGTPLFDEKYYAIQAWEMLRNGGVEDNQAFGVVVHPPLGKQLIAIGEWLLGYNATGWRLASAVAGIVSVLLIVRVTRRMTGSTLLGGIAGVLLICDGVSHVQSRSALLDIFQAVFVLGAFACLIADRDQVRARLALAVADGSLTGTKAGPPMGARWWRFGAGVLLGLTTAVKWSGAYWILAFVALSLIWDMQARREAGVRRPVRAGLRRDLLPSIWSLAVVPVLVYVGSWWAWFASETSWPRHTLVAEPSNRSDWKSGFLYDVASAWSNSLWQWTWKMLDFHAHLLTPTDPSKRHPWESKPWTWPLGTRPVLYYSPADAPCPADPATECVRRIFLIGTPALWWISLFVLIWALWKAIGRLDWRYAAVLVAYGAGYLPWFTNLDRQMYFFYATPLAPFLVIGITLVLGDILGRRGAGIERRLTSIAVVAMYVGLVVANFIWLWPILNGEPITHERLIMETWLPSWG; this is encoded by the coding sequence ATGTCCGCCCCGCCGTCCCTGGCCGACCCGGCCACCGAGGACGACATCGCCGCCGCGCGGTCGGCCGGGGCGACCGCGCCGGACACCGAGCCCGAACGCCCGGATCCGGCCGGCACCGTCGTCGCCATTGGCGAGGTTCCGGCCCTCACCCGGCCGGTCCGGCCCGCCCGGACCCTGCGCCCCGCTCCGCCGACCGACCGGGCCCGCGGCTGGGTCGTCACCGGCGTCGTCACCCTGATCGCGGCGATGGTCCGGCTGGTCAACCTGGGCAGCGCCACCGACGGCGGCACCCCGCTGTTCGACGAGAAGTACTACGCGATCCAGGCCTGGGAGATGCTGCGCAACGGCGGCGTCGAGGACAACCAGGCCTTCGGCGTGGTGGTCCACCCACCGCTGGGCAAGCAGCTGATCGCGATCGGCGAGTGGCTGCTGGGCTACAACGCGACCGGGTGGCGGCTGGCGTCCGCGGTGGCCGGCATCGTCTCGGTGCTGCTGATCGTCCGGGTCACCCGGCGGATGACCGGGTCCACGCTGCTGGGTGGGATCGCCGGCGTGCTGCTGATCTGCGACGGGGTCAGCCACGTGCAGTCCCGATCGGCCCTGCTGGACATCTTCCAGGCGGTGTTCGTGCTCGGCGCGTTCGCCTGCCTGATCGCCGACCGGGATCAGGTCCGGGCCCGGCTGGCCCTCGCGGTGGCCGACGGCAGCCTGACCGGCACGAAAGCCGGCCCCCCGATGGGCGCGCGCTGGTGGCGATTCGGCGCCGGCGTGCTGCTCGGCCTGACCACCGCGGTCAAGTGGTCGGGCGCCTACTGGATCCTGGCGTTCGTCGCGTTGTCGCTGATCTGGGACATGCAGGCCCGGCGGGAGGCCGGGGTCCGCCGGCCGGTCCGCGCCGGACTGCGCCGGGACCTGCTGCCCTCCATCTGGTCGCTGGCCGTCGTGCCGGTGCTGGTCTACGTCGGGTCCTGGTGGGCCTGGTTCGCCTCCGAGACCAGCTGGCCGCGGCACACCCTGGTCGCCGAGCCGAGCAACCGTTCCGACTGGAAGAGCGGGTTCCTCTACGACGTCGCCTCGGCCTGGTCGAACTCGCTCTGGCAGTGGACCTGGAAGATGCTCGACTTCCACGCCCACCTGCTCACCCCGACCGACCCCAGCAAGCGGCACCCGTGGGAGTCCAAGCCGTGGACCTGGCCGCTGGGCACCCGGCCGGTGCTGTACTACTCCCCCGCCGACGCCCCCTGCCCGGCCGACCCGGCCACCGAATGCGTGCGCCGGATCTTCCTGATCGGCACCCCGGCCCTGTGGTGGATCTCGCTGTTCGTGCTGATCTGGGCGCTGTGGAAGGCGATCGGCCGGCTGGACTGGCGGTACGCGGCGGTCCTGGTCGCCTACGGCGCCGGCTACCTGCCCTGGTTCACCAACCTGGACCGGCAGATGTACTTCTTCTACGCCACGCCGCTGGCCCCGTTCCTGGTCATCGGCATCACGCTGGTGCTCGGCGACATCCTGGGCCGACGCGGCGCCGGCATCGAACGCCGGCTGACCTCGATCGCCGTGGTCGCCATGTACGTGGGGCTGGTGGTGGCCAACTTCATCTGGCTCTGGCCGATCCTCAACGGCGAACCGATCACCCATGAGCGGCTGATCATGGAGACCTGGCTGCCATCCTGGGGGTGA
- a CDS encoding rhomboid family intramembrane serine protease has translation MDAPVKDSPPAAQGPARVSRIRAFLLAQVHQARRSPVTLALVALIWVLGAVTRSLVDGPSADADAGDDLLAQVGAGVQSLSDGHYWTLLTSALFATDLATYVASSVLLLVVGTLFERRHGSLRILWMAVVIQAIGAGLGVLAIAAGSLLDWTWANDLAAEFAVGPSMLIAGLLMAFSGGCSGLWRRRIRLTVLTICVVLLLYGGQATDVLRMGTALTGLVAGVLFLHSGERHFTARSSRRETRILVALVVAATALGPVLVALTGGGSIDAPFAAVGLLYVGIDVESGVSLGVANTIMALLPALLVLVIAAGLRRGRAFAWWAGIVMHVLLVPIGLVFMIAYFQSLEELGDDLVDDGFNYVAYLLPLVLVPLAILIVLLATRRVFTVHAPVGTYRRFGLLVLSTFVVLWALYVLVGVLLPGSFVIGVPPDGGTPTVGDFILDFPLQLLPNGYDEVIGPDLTASGGLAGLVADWAPVVFWAVVLIGMLRTFVTARVLTRDADRARAREILQRCGISTLAYMTTWEGNSYWFSADGGSYVAYRVEGGVAITTGDPVGPAGDLERTVDEFIAFCHDHSWTPCLYSTTEATKRATDRLGWPSLQVAEETVLRLGELAFSGKKFQDIRSSISRARKAGITAEWIVFPDAPLAIRDQIEAISEEWVSDKALPEMGFTLGGIDELNDRNVRCLIAVDADRTVHGVTSWMPSYRDGQRVGWTLDFMRRRTEGEVKGIMEFLIGTAALDVQAEGAEFLSMSGAPLAQANPDAELTGVQRLLEYIGKTMEPVYGFRSLLKFKAKFQPEYEPMYMCYPESAALPRIGLGISHAYLPQLTLGQTVRMVGELR, from the coding sequence ATGGACGCACCGGTCAAGGACTCACCCCCGGCGGCCCAGGGCCCCGCCCGGGTGTCCCGGATCCGGGCCTTCCTGCTCGCCCAGGTCCATCAGGCCCGGCGCAGCCCGGTCACCCTCGCACTCGTCGCGCTGATCTGGGTGTTGGGCGCCGTCACCCGCAGCCTGGTCGACGGCCCGTCGGCCGACGCCGACGCCGGTGACGACCTGCTGGCCCAGGTCGGCGCGGGCGTGCAGTCCCTGTCCGACGGGCACTACTGGACGCTGCTCACCTCCGCCCTGTTCGCCACCGACCTGGCCACCTACGTGGCGTCGTCGGTCCTGCTGCTGGTCGTCGGGACCCTGTTCGAACGCCGGCACGGCAGCCTGCGGATCCTGTGGATGGCCGTGGTCATCCAGGCGATCGGCGCCGGCCTGGGGGTGCTGGCCATCGCGGCCGGCTCGCTGCTCGACTGGACCTGGGCCAACGACCTGGCCGCCGAGTTCGCGGTCGGCCCGTCGATGCTGATCGCCGGGCTGCTGATGGCGTTCAGCGGCGGCTGCTCGGGCCTGTGGCGGCGGCGGATCCGGCTCACCGTGCTGACCATCTGCGTGGTGCTGCTGCTCTACGGCGGGCAGGCCACCGACGTGCTGCGGATGGGCACCGCGCTGACCGGCCTGGTCGCCGGCGTGCTGTTCCTGCATTCCGGCGAGCGTCACTTCACCGCTCGCTCCAGCCGCCGGGAGACCCGGATCCTGGTCGCCCTGGTGGTCGCGGCGACCGCGCTGGGCCCGGTGCTGGTCGCGTTGACCGGCGGCGGCAGCATCGACGCCCCGTTCGCCGCGGTCGGCCTGCTCTACGTCGGGATCGACGTGGAGTCCGGGGTCTCGTTGGGCGTGGCCAACACGATCATGGCCCTGCTGCCGGCCCTGCTGGTGCTGGTCATCGCGGCCGGGTTGCGCCGGGGGCGGGCCTTCGCCTGGTGGGCCGGCATCGTCATGCACGTGCTGCTGGTACCGATCGGCCTGGTCTTCATGATCGCCTACTTCCAGTCGCTGGAAGAGCTCGGCGACGACCTGGTCGACGACGGCTTCAACTACGTCGCCTACCTGCTGCCCCTGGTCCTGGTCCCGTTGGCGATCCTGATCGTGCTGCTGGCCACCCGCCGGGTGTTCACCGTGCACGCCCCGGTCGGCACCTACCGGCGCTTCGGGTTGCTCGTGCTGAGCACCTTCGTCGTGTTGTGGGCGCTGTACGTCCTGGTCGGCGTGCTGCTGCCGGGCAGCTTCGTGATCGGGGTGCCGCCGGACGGCGGCACCCCCACGGTCGGCGACTTCATCCTGGACTTCCCGTTGCAGCTGTTGCCCAACGGCTACGACGAAGTGATTGGGCCCGACCTCACCGCGTCCGGGGGCTTGGCCGGCCTGGTCGCCGACTGGGCGCCCGTGGTGTTCTGGGCGGTGGTGCTGATCGGCATGCTGCGCACCTTCGTCACCGCCCGGGTGCTGACCCGGGATGCCGACCGGGCCCGGGCCCGGGAGATCCTGCAGCGCTGCGGCATCAGCACGCTGGCCTACATGACCACGTGGGAGGGCAACAGCTACTGGTTCTCCGCCGACGGCGGTTCCTACGTGGCCTACCGGGTCGAGGGCGGCGTGGCCATCACCACCGGCGACCCGGTCGGGCCGGCCGGCGACCTGGAACGCACGGTCGACGAGTTCATCGCCTTCTGCCACGACCACTCGTGGACGCCCTGCCTGTACAGCACCACCGAGGCGACGAAACGGGCGACCGACCGGCTGGGGTGGCCGAGCCTGCAGGTCGCCGAGGAGACGGTGCTGCGGCTGGGCGAGCTAGCCTTCAGCGGCAAGAAGTTCCAGGACATCCGGTCCTCGATCAGCCGGGCCCGCAAGGCCGGGATCACCGCCGAATGGATCGTCTTTCCGGACGCGCCGCTGGCCATCCGGGACCAGATCGAGGCGATCTCCGAGGAATGGGTGTCGGACAAGGCGCTGCCCGAGATGGGCTTCACCCTCGGCGGCATCGACGAGCTCAACGACCGCAACGTGCGTTGCCTGATCGCCGTGGACGCCGACCGCACCGTGCACGGGGTGACCAGCTGGATGCCGTCCTACCGGGACGGCCAGCGGGTCGGCTGGACCCTGGACTTCATGCGCCGCCGCACCGAGGGCGAGGTCAAGGGGATCATGGAGTTCCTCATCGGCACCGCCGCCCTGGACGTGCAGGCCGAGGGTGCCGAGTTCCTGTCCATGTCCGGCGCGCCGCTGGCGCAGGCCAACCCGGACGCCGAGCTGACCGGGGTACAGAGGCTGCTCGAGTACATCGGCAAGACCATGGAGCCGGTGTACGGCTTCCGCTCATTGCTCAAGTTCAAGGCCAAGTTCCAGCCCGAGTACGAGCCGATGTACATGTGTTATCCCGAGTCGGCGGCGCTGCCGCGGATCGGCCTGGGCATCAGCCACGCCTACCTGCCGCAGCTGACCCTGGGCCAGACCGTGCGGATGGTCGGCGAACTGCGCTGA
- a CDS encoding GatB/YqeY domain-containing protein, with protein sequence MSDQGLKERLRADLTAAMKARDTLTTSTLRLALAAITTAEVAGPQAKELSDAEIVTVLQKEVRKRGEAAEAFAGAGRDEQAAKERAEAQVLSGYLPQKLTDAEVEDLVAAAVAAVTASTGAAPTMRQMGPVIKDVQARAAGRADGSRIAAAVKLALSGAG encoded by the coding sequence ATGAGTGACCAGGGTTTGAAGGAACGGCTGCGTGCGGATCTGACCGCGGCGATGAAGGCCCGGGACACCCTGACCACGTCGACGCTGCGGTTGGCCCTGGCCGCCATCACCACCGCCGAGGTGGCCGGCCCGCAGGCCAAGGAGCTCTCCGACGCCGAGATCGTGACGGTGCTGCAGAAGGAGGTCCGCAAGCGGGGCGAGGCGGCCGAGGCGTTCGCCGGGGCCGGCCGGGACGAGCAGGCGGCCAAGGAGCGGGCCGAGGCGCAGGTGCTCTCCGGCTACCTGCCGCAGAAGCTGACCGATGCCGAGGTCGAGGACCTGGTCGCCGCGGCCGTCGCGGCGGTCACCGCCAGCACCGGCGCCGCGCCGACGATGCGGCAGATGGGCCCGGTGATCAAGGACGTGCAGGCCCGGGCGGCCGGTCGCGCCGACGGCTCGCGGATCGCCGCCGCGGTCAAGCTCGCATTGTCCGGGGCCGGGTGA